The following coding sequences lie in one Silene latifolia isolate original U9 population chromosome 5, ASM4854445v1, whole genome shotgun sequence genomic window:
- the LOC141657832 gene encoding uncharacterized protein LOC141657832, translating into MYYNKSGYGDYGDGREMPPKRQRLDHSSSYYGSSLSYGVSPTYGSSSAYGASPGSSYMYKSNPYSGHGSAVPSFPAVRLRGLPFDCTEADVIDFLRGLDIVDILFVHKGGRFSGEAFCVLGYPTQVDFALQRNKQNIGRRYVEVFRCSRHEYYKAIAYEISDSHSGSPRRGSRARSHDDGKDLLEHTGILRLRGLPFSARSEAIKKFFKDFDLADDAIHMIYNSAGRASGDAFVKFASAEDSKSAMVKDKKTLGSRYVELFPATQEEMDEAVASGRSGDEGPKEPVKHTGILKMRGLPFSATKKDVSEFFSGFVLKDESIHITMNLNGKTTGEAFVEFASAEDSEAAMQKDRKILGSRYIELFASSEDELNEALSKGR; encoded by the exons ATGTACTATAACAAATCTGG ATATGGTGATTATGGAGATGGTCGGGAAATGCCTCCAAAGCGTCAACGGCTGGACCACTCGTCTTCATATTATGGATCTTCACTTAGCTATGGGGTTTCACCTACCTATGGTAGTTCAAGTGCCTATGGTGCTTCACCTGGTTCGAGCTACATGTATAAATCAAACCCGTATTCCGGACATGGTAGCGCGGTTCCTTCTTTCCCGGCTGTCCGACTTCGTGGTCTTCCTTTTGACTGTACAGAGGCCGATGTTATTGACTTTTTACGTGGTCTAGACATTGTTGATATTCTCTTTGTCCACAAAGGAGGCCGTTTTTCTGGGGAAGCCTTTTGTGTTTTGGGGTACCCTACACAGGTAGACTTTGCTCTCCAGAGAAATAAGCAGAATATTGGCCGTAGATACGTAGAGGTTTTCAGGTGCAGTAGGCATGAATATTACAAGGCAATAGCATATGAAATATCGGATTCTCATAGTGGATCCCCACGTAGGGGTTCTAGAGCGAGGTCTCATGATGATGGAAAGGACTTGCTTGAACACACAGGGATATTACGATTAAGAGGTCTGCCCTTTTCTGCTAGGAGTGAAGCTATCAAGAAGTTTTTCAAGGATTTTGATCTTGCAGATGATGCCATTCATATGATATATAATTCTGCTGGAAGAGCATCCGGGGATGCTTTTGTGAAGTTTGCTAGTGCGGAGGATTCTAAATCTGCCATGGTTAAAGACAAAAAGACCCTTGGAAGCCGTTATGTTGAGCTGTTTCCTGCAACGCAGGAAGAGATGGATGAAGCAGTTGCTTCAGGAAG GTCAGGTGATGAGGGCCCCAAAGAGCCTGTGAAACATACAGGAATCTTAAAAATGAGGGGGCTACCCTTCTCAGCCACCAAGAAGGATGTGTCGGAGTTCTTCAGTGGATTTGTTTTGAAAGACGAGTCCATCCACATCACTATGAATTTGAATGGGAAGACAACTGGTGAAGCGTTTGTCGAGTTTGCAAGCGCTGAGGATTCTGAGGCTGCAATGCAGAAGGATCGAAAAATCCTAGGAAGCCGCTATATCGAGCTTTTTGCTTCTTCCGAGGATGAGCTAAATGAGGCGCTTTCTAAAGGACGGTGA
- the LOC141657833 gene encoding uncharacterized protein LOC141657833: MPTSATANLPENLIYRLNTAERETNFKSLRKLKNQIIGNRTKKLSYVKLGAVPAVVAALSSAVDSGDFSGIIEASAVIGSFSCGLDNGVKAVLDSGVLSLLFRLVEYRNDKVVDAIARSLKIIYQSKLAPKYDFLLKGNMNFILSLLNSESENLTGLAATIITHSCQSNAEQKALYETGILNKLINLLGGSLKQRDDGLESLTSIIRNNPDVNSKFIEAEDGRAFRATCELIKDKSPRTRLLASMCVIAILNTSPCKLQDVGLRKNLIHILLELLEDPSQVGDEAPFALSSLIGGKEDLQKIAFEADIVDTISQHLRKDQIQPKRLQGLFLALADACAKLEACRSRFLSLEVLKKVAETLTHENIDVRVAACVCLRSVSRSIKSLSAGLFMNEVVVIPLIQLMNDVSAAVQVAALSALVNVVVEFTSRKSTFYQYGGVKQLVHLSTSMDGTVRLNAIWALKNLIFLAENQLKDQIFQELTPSTISSLICDPESCVQVQALSFVRNLVDGCIECIEHVFMEDGIILHAVVRQLRSSSKSEVYIQGMYILANVATGNEVHKEAVLQQLLLDGSNDGQPVLIKFLDSNDDKLRTASVWAVVNLTFPSSPGAYSRFVKLRTAGVCSQISKMANDSCLDVKLRVRTAMGQLMSFGEALK, translated from the exons ATGCCAACATCCGCCACCGCAAACCTACCGGAAAACCTAATTTACCGGCTGAACACGGCGGAGAGAGAAACGAACTTCAAATCTCTTCGTAAATTGAAGAATCAAATCATCGGAAATAGAACGAAGAAGCTCTCATATGTCAAACTAGGTGCCGTACCCGCCGTTGTAGCTGCCTTGTCTTCTGCCGTTGACTCCGGTGACTTTTCCGGAATCATTGAGGCTTCCGCTGTCATCGGAAGTTTCTCTTGTGGTCTTGATAATGGCGTTAAGGCTGTGCTTGATTCCGGTGTTCTTTCACTGCTTTTTCGGCTTGTCGAGTATCGGAATGATAAG GTTGTGGATGCAATTGCTCGATCGCTTAAAATTATATATCAATCAAAATTGGCCCCTAAGTACGATTTTCTCTTAAAGGGAAACATGAACTTCATTCTTTCTCTCTTGAATAGCGAAAGTGAGAATCTTACAGGGCTTGCTGCTACTATCATAACACATTCATGTCAGTCAAATGCTGAGCAGAAGGCATTGTATGAGACTGGGATCTTAAATAAACTTATAAACCTTCTTGGAGGCTCTTTGAAACAGAGAGATGATGGTTTGGAGTCTCTAACCTCTATAATTAGGAACAATCCCGATGTCAATTCAAAGTTTATCGAAGCTGAGGATGGAAGAGCTTTCAGAGCTACTTGTGAGCTAATAAAGGATAAGTCTCCTCGTACGCGGCTTCTTGCTTCCATGTGCGTGATTGCTATTTTGAACACTTCCCCCTGTAAATTGCAAGATGTCGGACTAAGAAAGAATTTAATACATATCTTGCTTGAGCTTCTTGAGGATCCTAGTCAAGTTGGCGATGAAGCTCCGTTTGCATTGTCCTCTTTGATTGGAGGAAAAGAGGATCTACAAAAAATAGCCTTTGAGGCAGATATTGTTGACACAATCAGTCAGCATCTAAGGAAAGATCAAATACAACCTAAACGCTTGCAAGGACTGTTCTTGGCTCTTGCCGATGCTTGTGCAAAGTTGGAAGCCTGCAGGTCCAGGTTTCTATCTCTTGAG GTCCTCAAGAAGGTAGCCGAGACATTAACTCATGAGAACATTGATGTGCGAGTTGCAGCTTGTGTTTGTTTGCGAAGTGTTTCTCGGTCAATCAAG AGTTTAAGTGCAGGTTTGTTTATGAATGAAGTTGTCGTGATTCCCTTGATTCAACTTATGAATGATGTTTCTGCTGCTGTCCAG GTTGCGGCACTTAGTGCTTTAGTTAATGTCGTAGTGGAATTCACTTCGCGCAAGTCAACCTTTTATCAATATGGAGGTGTCAAACAACTTGTTCATTTATCAACATCAATGGATGGTACCGTGAGGTTGAATGCCATATGGGCTCTGAAGAATCTTATATTCCTTGCTGAAAACCAGCTGAAAGACCAGATATTTCAAGAATTGACCCCATCTACAATATCCAGTCTCATATGCG ATCCGGAATCATGTGTCCAAGTGCAAGCTCTCTCTTTTGTTCGCAATCTTGTGGATGGATGTATCGAGTGTATTGAGCATGTTTTCATGGAGGATGGCATTATATTACATGCAGTTGTAAGACAACTTAGAAGTAGTTCAAAATCCGAAGTCTACATTCAG GGAATGTATATACTTGCTAATGTGGCAACTGGAAATGAGGTCCATAAGGAAGCTGTATTGCAGCAACTCCTATTAGATGGTAGCAATGATGGTCAACCTGTTTTAATCAAGTTTTTAGATAGCAACGACGATAAATTACGAACAGCAAGTGTTTGGGCTGTGGTGAATCTGACTTTCCCGAGCAGCCCTGGGGCATATAGTCGGTTTGTCAAGCTGCGTACTGCTGGTGTATGTTCTCAGATAAGCAAAATGGCCAATGATTCTTGTCTAGATGTGAAG CTCCGTGTCAGAACTGCAATGGGGCAATTGATGAGTTTCGGTGAAGCCTTGAAGTAA